One segment of Carya illinoinensis cultivar Pawnee chromosome 1, C.illinoinensisPawnee_v1, whole genome shotgun sequence DNA contains the following:
- the LOC122312206 gene encoding rRNA 2'-O-methyltransferase fibrillarin 2-like: protein MRPPRGRGGGGGFRGRGDGGRGRGRGGGGRGGDRGSAMGGRGGGRGGRGAGGRGRGGGRGGMKGGSKVVVEPHRHGGVFIAKGKEDAIVTKNLVPGEAVYNEKRISVQNEDGTKVEYRVWNPFRSKLAAAIIGGVDEIWIKPGARVLYLGAASGTTVSHVSDIVGPTGVVYAVEFSHRSGRDLVNMAKKRTNVIPIIEDARHPSKYRMLVGMVDVIFSDVAQPDQARILALNASYFLKAGGHFVISIKANCIDSTQPAEAVFQSEVNKLKQDQFKPFEQVTLEPYERDHACVVGGYRVPKKSKIAV from the exons ATGAGACCTCCTCGAG GACGTGGTGGCGGTGGTGGATTCAGGGGCAGGGGTGATGGAGGCAGAGGTAGAGGCAGAGGTGGTGGAGGGAGAGGCGGCGACAGAGGTAGTGCCATGGGAGGCCGTGGTGGTGGACGTGGTGGCCGAGGCGCTGGTGGAAGAGGCCGGGGTGGAGGTAGAGGTGGAATGAAAGGTGGAAGTAAGGTTGTGGTTGAGCCTCATAGACATGGAGGAGTATTCATTGCTAAGGGTAAAGAAGATGCTATTGTTACTAAGAATTTGGTACCTGGTGAAGCTGTTTACAATGAGAAAAGGATCTCTGTACAG AATGAAGATGGCACAAAAGTAGAATACAGAGTCTGGAACCCATTTCGGTCTAAGTTGGCCGCTGCCATTATTGGTGGTGTTGATGAGATTTGGATT AAACCTGGTGCTCGGGTCCTCTACCTTGGGGCTGCTTCAGGAACCACTGTCTCCCATGTGTCTGACATTGTTGGGCCT ACTGGAGTGGTTTATGCAGTGGAGTTTTCTCATAGAAGTGGTAGGGACCTGGTTAACATGGCAAAGAAGCGCACTAATGTTATCCCCATAATTGAAGATGCTAGGCATCCATCGAAATATCGAATGCTAGTTGGCATGGTGGATGTAATATTTTCTGATGTTGCACAGCCTGATCAG GCAAGGATTCTAGCATTGAATGcatcatattttcttaaagctGGAGGCCATTTTGTAATTTCTATCAAG GCCAACTGCATAGATTCTACACAACCTGCTGAGGCTGTATTCCAGAGTGAAGTGAACAAGCTAAAGCAGGATCAGTTCAAGCCATTTGAACAAGTTACGCTTGAACCTTATGAGCGTGACCACGCCTGTGTGGTTGGGGGCTATCGTGTCCCAAAGAAATCCAAAATTGCTGTCTGA